The DNA sequence TTCAATATCAAAATTTACTCACGACAAAACTGGTCAGATCTCCAGCTGCTGACAAGGCCACCGGATGCCTGACAGAAAGTCACATACGTCTGTAAGTGGCGGCACAGGGcatccccaccctctccctccttcgtGCACTCCTCAAAGTGCTCTCGTGGTGGCACAACAGCATGGCATTGGGCAAATGGACCCTTGGGTGACTTTATGATGCTACAAGCCGGCGGGGGTCCACTGGTGGGAGGACACTTCAAGCCACCGTCACATCCTGTCTGACATTTGACCCCTTCCTGAACCACTAACCACCCCGCTGCAAACTTCTCCACAGACGGCTCCTGCAGCCCACTGGGCAACAGGAAGTCATCCTCCTTCTTGTCATTATAGTTGCCACAGAGACCACCGGTAACACCTTTGTAAGTGGATGGAAGCTGTATGATGGTGCCAGCAACGGTGTCGTAGGTCACCATCAAGCCAAAGTCTGTTACCACGATGATGTTAATGCCGTTCTGGTAGGCCCTGACCTTTCCATCTCCGAGTGACAGTGGGAGATTTGCTGTAACGTCATCCACCTGTGAAAGGAGGAATGATTGAAAACATCCGTTTTTCTAATCAAGTGTTGCTTTTTAATACTGAAATGAGTAGATCAAGACAGAAAACTACCGTTATTTCCCATATAACTCTGGGAGACATAGATATCTTGTATTTGTAGGCCTGTATTTCAACCCTCCTGGTGACCATTGCATCATCAATCTTGGTCAACTGCTGCACTGACACAACAAACGGAGCCATCGATCCGTCTTTCTCCACAACCTCCAACATTTTGTACACACAGTCCCCGTGTAAGCTGAAGCAGCTGCCATCGAACGAGTGGAATCTCCTGGCCCCGCTCACATGGCAGGTGCCCGTGCTCATGGGTATACAAGCCTGCACCCCGTCTTGGACCTGGCACTTCTCATTGGGACCGCAGGCAaacttcacattacactccatgtgTCCATCCTTTTTACACACACAGCGCTCTTTGCACTGGCTGCTGGGGAAGAACACCTGGCCCATCTGGTAGTATTGGCCTTGGTGAATGCAGCCACATTCAGCCAGTGGCACACACTCGCTGTCGCTCTGTATGAAGCCGTCGTCACAGACACAGCCCTCGGTGCACAGGGAGTTCCAACAGCTCTCAGGCTCATCGAGGCCACTGCAGGTCTGGGGGCAGCCTGAGGCACACACCTCATAGTGGCTGTTGACCTTGCAGGAAGATGCTACAACACATTAGGTCAAATATGATACAATTGAATAATGTCGGGAACCAGGAGCTGTTAGCTAGACAAGCCACTTCTGACTTATTGTAATGACCATAATTGTTACAGTCGTTGTTTTGAAATACACATTTGATGAGGTGTGTCTATGCACTACTTACGACAGAAGCTGTCTGATCTCCACTGTTCCACCTTGGCAGGGGCATCCTGGCAGGCAGTGGTGTAGGTGCTGAGGGCGTTACAGAGGGCAGAGGCATGGCCACGGTACATACACATATCAAACACACAGTCCTCATAGTACTCTGTGGGGTCCACCTTGGCGTGGCAGTGCTTGAACGGACCGTTTTTGTCTGTGATCCTGCCGCAGTACTTCCCTTTTTGGTAATCAAGCATCAGGCTGTGGTCACATGTGGGGCACTTCTTGCCGTTGCAGTCACTGGAGCAGCCAGGGTCGTTCCCCACTTTCCAGCTGTCCCCAAATACTGTTGGGGTGTTGGCAGCGCTCTTGTCTGGTTTGAGGAGGTCGTCGTTCCGTTGGCCGTTCCAGTTTCCACAGAGCCCTCCGATGAGGTTTGAGTAGGTGCTGGGGAGGGTTAGGGAGACGTGGCTGTTCCAGTTGAACTTCAGTGTCAGGCCAAATTTGGTCTTCACCACCCCGAAATACCCACTGCGGAAGATGGACAGTTGGCCATCTTCTACATCAAATGGCAAGTTCACATACTGGTTGTTGACCTGGGAAGATAGAAAGAAACATTGATGAAACACGAAGGATGATACTGTCCTGATATTTCCTCTTACATTAAGTAGTATAATCATAAAAGCTCATTGACCAAGTAAACCCGGAATGCAATTATGTCATTCATTTGGAATGGATAACATTTTAAGGTAGCTTACCAATACTTTGCCAGGGTTGTCCCTACTCATGGTGATGATGTTTTTGAAGACAATGACGGTGACTGTCTTTGTGTAAGACACTGCCGTGTTCCTCCCCCTATTCTGATTCTTTACAAGCACCTCAAAAGGCGCCAGAGACTTGTCATCTTTGCTGACCAATTTGGAGAGAACGTAAGTACACGTTCCCTGGAAGTCGAACCTCTTGCCATCAAACGTGCGGTAGTGGGGGTCGCCTGAACCTTGGCAAGAGGCATAAGATGTTGGGTAGCAATCTCTCTTACCACTCTGCAGGCCACACATCTCTGACTTCTTGCATGCTGTTGCTTTGCATTCAACCTTGGCTGTTCCTGGATTGCATTCACACTGCTTTGTGCATTTGTCATCTTCCCAGAACTTCATTCCAGACGGGTAGTATCGTCCTTCATAAGAGCAGCCACAGCTCTCCTTGGAGACGCATTTGTCTCCACTGAGGACAAAGCCCTTGTTGCATTGACAAGTCTCCACACAGGGTTCCTTGCACTTTGCTTCGGCATCTAGATCTGAACAAGAGGCAGGGCAAGCTGTGCCACACGCCTCGTAGTAGCTGTTTGACGGACATTCCAGTGCTGCAAATGTGAAAtgagaaaatatatttaaataatgaAATGTACAATCTAAAAATCTGCATGAAATGTCTGGAAAGAAGAAAACTCACAGCATCCAGTGATTGTCCTCCACTCAGGGCTAATTTTGACCCCCTCGGCCAAACAGGCATCATTGTAGCTTTTCATGTTCTCACAGAGGAACTGATAGATGCCTTTATTGATGCAGACGTCATATACACAGTTGTCCATGAACATGCCTGGGTCCAGGACCTTGTGGCAGCTGGCAAATGGGCCGTCTTTTTTGGCCAAGAGACCACATAACTTCTCTCCCTTGTATTTCTGTTGGAGAGCCGGAGTGCAGCTAGGACATTCCCCTTGGCAGTCATCATGACAGAACAAGTCGCCGTCTTCAGTTCTCCAGCTCTGGGCAAACTTCACCACTGTGGGTTCCTTTTTACCTTTGGGGTTAGTGAACTCGTCATTGCGATCCCCGTTGTAGTTCCCACAGAGCCCACCCAGGGTGCGGAAGTAGCTGCTGGGGACAGTGATGTAGAACTTCATGTTCCAGTCGTACATAACCTTCAGGCCAAAGTTTGTCTTCAGAACAGCATAGCTGCCACTATACACCACCGTTAGGTTTCCTCCGGCCAGGGTCACAGGCAGGTAGACATTCTCACCATTCACCTAAGAAAAGATCAATAAGCATATGTTGAAATACCACTCAGTTCACCTCCTGGGTTGACCAAATTTACCATGGAACCGACCCCAACTCTGAACATTTCCCTCTGGTCTCTTGTTACTTACCTCAACCTTCCCTTTATGCTTGCTGATCACAACAGTCAGCCCATAGACCGTGACTGAGACTCTCCTTACGAAAGACACCCTCTTGTTCCCTCTGTGGTTGTTCTTGGTCAGGACAGTGAACGGGATGAGGCCAGGATCAGATTTAACAACCGTGGCCATGACGTAAGAGCAGGTGCCCTGGAAGTCAAATCGCTCCCCATCAAAGGTGAGGTAGTGGGGGTCGCCCACGGCCCTGCAGGTTGCTTTGGAGATGTGGACACAAACTCCCTTTGTACATTCTTCCTTTTCTCTGCATTTGACTTTCTCACATGGGTCTTTTGGTGTAGTGGGTGGTGCAGTGCCTGAGTGAGAACAGAAGAAACATTCAAGACTAACTCTAGTTTTCATGCAGTGcatttgttgtgttgtgttgcgaTATATCTTTTTGTGTTGCGTTGCATTGCGATGTGTTGCGTTGCATTGTATTGTTTAAGAGTTGTCCTCTTTAACAGGGGATGTGTCGAGGGGCAGTTGATAGGCCAGTTAAGTGCATGTGTCAAATAAACAGCTTACCTTTGGAACATACTCCTGTTGTAGCGTAGCCGTCTCTTGGCATGCCACCATAAACGTAAACAGCCATGAGGGAGTCGCCTTTGATAGAGAAATGCTGTTGCTGCTCTCCCAATGGAACATTTACCCACATGTACTTAGGGTCTGAGTTGAATGATGTCCATCGGAGAGATTTCACACAATTATTTTTCTCACAGACTTTAACAGTCTTGATCCCTTCCCCCTCAGAGACAATGACCAATGTGCTCTTGAATTTGTTCTGCGTGTCCACCGACCACTCTTTGGCTAGATCAGACGTTGGGAGGATGTTGGTGAGGAATGGATCGTAGGGCTTGTTGTTGCTGAAGTACATCACCATGACCTTCTTATCACTTTTGATGATCAGCGGATATTTGGGTTTGACAGAAATCACATACACCTGCCCCTCATTCAGCTCTTTAGCAATGGATACCTTTCCCTCAAAGATCTTCACTAGAGTGTTGTCCTCTGAGGCCACAATGTTCACAAAGTCTGTTGATTGGGTCCTGTGCATGGAAGGAACCAAGTAGTTGGTGGAGAGGCTCTGTACTGGTAGCAGTTGTTCGTAGACGTGATTGCAGCGGCCTCCATCTGCAATGCACTCGTGTCCCCCCAGGACTGCCACAGGGTGCTTAGCTTTTACCCTGGTCCCAGTGAAAGTGGTGTAGCTTTGGTAGAGGTAGACCTGGTATGGGTCCATGGTAACAATCACCGCCTGTCTTTGCTTCCAGGAATCCACGCCACTGAGATTAATGTTGGAGACAGGGATGATCGTGATCTTGTTGGGCTCTTTGCCATTGATAATAGACATAAGCTTGTGCATGCTACTAGGACCCTCACCGGGAGAGAAGACCACATAGTCAGTACCCAGCTGGTCAGTCGGGAAGACCACACTGCTGTCTCCGGTCGAGAACTTGTAGTTGAAGGCCACCACCGAGATGTCAGAGTTGGAGGTGACCTGCACTGTTTTGGTGGAAGCTCCTGGACCCCCAATTTCAGCGGTACCAGGTATGCCGATCCATTTGGTGTTCTGTTTATCTATTTTCACTGAGGTCGAGAAGCCGATTGCATTGACCTGAATTTGAACAATGGCTGGATAATCCTGTGTGGTTATGGCCAGTTTAAGACTCTGATCATGTTGGTAGCTCAGCAAATAGTTAGGCATAAAGGCAGTAATGAACTCCCGCCCCACTGGGCATGATCCACTGACCACTAAACATAAAGGAAGAAAGACAATTTTACAGATGAGCACCTGCATTCGTTTCGCAACCATTTGGGTACTGCAATATACATTTAATAATGAAACATATACTATAGCTTAAATACAGTACAATTGTCTTGCTCCGACTGCTCTTGCTGAATTCACTGACTGTCAAGTGTTCATTTAGTAAGGCACAAAATAATTTGTTTTTGCTTGAATTACATATTCGTCTAGAATTAATTTTTGTGTACATAACAATACACATGCTGTCGCTTCCCCCTGCATAGCTTTATAACCAGTATTACATGTCTATATAGTGTGCCTTGCAGAACAAACAACATAAATGTACTATCTAATTAGAGGAGGCTAGAAAGATTTAATTTGCCAAGCTACTGTATGCTTATGTTTCCCCATCATGTTAGATAATAATAAATTATCAACTTGTTCAATTCTGGTAGTGATTACATGACATGTAATATTGACAAGTAAACTGTGATTCTTACCTCTGAATAGGGTGACAGCCACACAAAGCAGGAAAGTTGGCCCCATGGCTGGAAACTAAAATGCACAGTCAACAAATGATATGGAAAAAATGGAAAATGGATGTAAAAActaaatcagttttgttttagGTTAGATTATAGAGTAGCTACTGACAGGAGAGAAAACATATataattatttttatatccatCAATAAATTACATTAATATTTTGTAAATATAAATGAGTTTGCATTAATACATTGTACATGTATCTACAAAGACAGGAAATAGTTTATTTCAATTCACTTTCATCTCCGTAATAATTTGGTCTTCAACTGATACTATTCACCAATATTTCTAATCCAAAAGACTGATCTGATGTCCATACATTACCTGTTGGTGGGACCATGAAGGATATaacagacagggagggatgagagggtgtTTTATATTGTGAAGAGGatggattttaaaaaacacaTCCTTGACAAAATATTGAATTACCGTGTATGCATGACTGTAATGTATATATTGACAACTGTGTGTTAAAGTGTCCATCTAACCaaacctgtcacaccctgaccatagtttgctttgtatgtttctatgttttgtttggtcagggtgtgatctgagtgggaattctgttgtgtgtctagtttgtctgtttctgtgtttggcctgatatggttctcaagggggcaggtgttagtcattgtctctgattgggaaccatatttaggtagcctgtttggtgttgggttttgtgggtgattgttcctgtctttgtgtttgttacaccagatagggctgttttcggtttttcacggttcttgtttttgtatattgttctattttcatctttattaaagatgtatctaaataaccacgctgcattttggtccgcctctccttcaacagaagaaagccgtgacaAAACCATTTACATAGTATTTTTCCTTATAAACAATACTTTTAAAAGAAATTGGAAACAAACATCTGTTTCATAAAATGTTACCTCAATCTACCTCaaaatacataaaataaaaaatgtatttaagcaGGTTTATCCCGTTTAGATTTTGTAAGAGAGACCTGGTAAATAATATTGCCAAACATTTTTCCTAGACTCATTGAATATGGCCTACTGACCAgaaacaattatttatttttttgcaataGAATATAACTTTAAAAAAGATCCCACTTTATTATTACGTATTACATAATGTTAATATAGCAGCATAATGGAACTAGTGTGGGTAGTTGTTACATGGTACTGTAAACTATTATACCTCTTACAATGTATGTAAACCATGTAATTATTATATGGTTTTTAGCATCACTATGAAGtgatgtaaataataatttgttcttaagtaACTTggccggttaaataaaggttagaaaAAACTTAATAAAAATTGGGACCATATAAAATAAAGTATTTTCAAATTATTAAAAATATCATGGGTGTTTAATTAATTGTTTTATGGAATTATTTAAACATGGATTACAAGAAGTGCTCATCACTTACACATGGATGTTTTAAGTGTATGTCAACAGAACATGGCTTAAGTGTATGTCAATAGGAGTGTAACAGTCttcatgtggtgaaggagagtcggaccaaaatgcagcgtgtagattgcgatccatgtttaatgaacgtaaacacgaataaatacaaacactacaaaacaaagaacgtaaatgaacgaaacgaaaaccgaaacagcctatacttgttaaaactaacaaagacaggaacaaggacactaaggacaatcacccacgacaaactcaaagaatatggctgcctaaatatggttcccaatcagagacaacgataaacacctgcctctgattgagaaccactccagacagccatagactttgctagatcaccccactagctacactcccaatatatacacaccacatacaaaatgccacaccctggcctgacccaatacatgaagataaacacaaaatacttcgaccagggcgtgacaaggagACGGGCGAGGAGAGCTTACACAAACCATGGATACCATTACGGAAACATTGTTATTGAAACAGGATATGAGAGGCAGATCTTATTTACTGTTAGCTCAATAAACAATAGGGTGACAGAGGTCTGAACAAGAATTGACTATAGATCCTCATGAGGATTTTGGGTGTGTGACGAGAGGTGTGAGGATTTATTTGACTTAAATAAACATCATGTCATTGGAGTGTTTGTATAGTTTAAGGGGGAGGTGAGTATCTGAAATGCATTACAGAGCTGCTAACATATTTATTCAACTTTAAAATTTCTCCTCTTGTAACCAACAACTATTGGTTGATATGCTGGTTGAACAGTTGCTTTTCAAAATGCCTGTGTTGCAGCTACGGTATATCATTAATGTAATGAACTGTCTCGCAGAGTGACACCAAGTACCATGTAATAACGTGAAATATTTCTGTAATATGCCCCAGAAGTTGCAATTACATCCACAACGTCATGTAGCATCAACTTTTCAACCAGCCCAACTGTAAGGTGGATAGTACTTTTCCCACAGTTGTTGTTACCAGGCCACCTTTGACAGTAACATTGgacaaaatgtacagtaccagtcaaaagtttggacacaccaactcattcaaaggtttttctttatttgtactattttctacattgtagaataatagtgaagacatcaaaactatgaaataacactttaTGAAATCATGccgtaaccaaaaagtgttaaacaaatctaaatgtatatttgagactcttcaaagcAGCCACTCTTCGCCTTCATGACAGCTCTGCATCCCCAAAGAAAACAAAGTAGTCTGGATTACATAGGGCTGCAGAGAGTAGCAAAGTCTACTGCTAGCAGTACTCTATAATACATTACCAATAGGGAGTGGAAATATTTCAGAAGgcagcaacacacacacctatatttATGACattgaaacagtcctgtaagctTAGACTTTTATAACTCATTTTTGTTCATGATGTATCAAGTCTCTGTTTCATGAGCCTCATCTTGTCCTGTTGTATAGTCATGTGGGACCAGCTGGTGTTGGTGTGTTTCAGGCGTCTGATGTACAATATGAGTGGCATTGCTAATGCTGCTAAGATAACTATCCCTAATAATACCAAAGCCGGTCTGCCCCTGGTTGCAAGAAGCAGCTCACAGCATTCtgttgaagaggaggagaagagagaaagagacaggcttTCAGCTTCACATCCCAGAGACCTGTTCCTCTAGTAGTACTGCCTGGTCATTGAACCTTTCATTGAGGGCATTGTAAACAGTTACTGTCATGGAAAGTTGCAATGGTGTTATTCTTGCATGAAGTACATCTATACACAATGCTCAatgactcaaatccaatttttttGCATATCCGATTAGAACCTGCACTTTTTTATGCAGTCTGAACTGCCTTTAAGCACATGCAATCAGATATgtcaagccacatttcaaaccaGCATCGTAGATTGTTTGAAGtcagatacaaatctgattcctgacCATTCGACTCTAAATACAACATTGTGATATCTTCTAGCCTACCTACATCTTCTTTTTTATTTaatcccctttttctccccaatttcatgatatccaattgcaatccaattatgatcttgtctcatcgctgcaactccccaacgggctcggggaGGCAATGGTCGAGTAATGTGTCCCCCGAAAACATGACCAGCCAAaccgtgcttcttaacacccgcccccttaatccagaagccagccgcaccaatgtgtcggaggaaacagtgttcaactgacgaccgaagtcaacctgcaggtgcccggcccgtcacaaggagtcactagatcgcgatgagccaagtaaagcccccccggccaaaccctccccgaaCCCAGACgacgccaatatccagcaacttcacacagccattgaagaggagtgggacaacattccacaggccacaataaacAACCTGATcagctctatgcgaaggagatgtgtcacgctgcattaggcaaatggtggtcacaccagatatgactggttttctgatcaacgcccctacc is a window from the Oncorhynchus tshawytscha isolate Ot180627B linkage group LG03, Otsh_v2.0, whole genome shotgun sequence genome containing:
- the LOC112244321 gene encoding IgGFc-binding protein-like — encoded protein: MGPTFLLCVAVTLFRVVSGSCPVGREFITAFMPNYLLSYQHDQSLKLAITTQDYPAIVQIQVNAIGFSTSVKIDKQNTKWIGIPGTAEIGGPGASTKTVQVTSNSDISVVAFNYKFSTGDSSVVFPTDQLGTDYVVFSPGEGPSSMHKLMSIINGKEPNKITIIPVSNINLSGVDSWKQRQAVIVTMDPYQVYLYQSYTTFTGTRVKAKHPVAVLGGHECIADGGRCNHVYEQLLPVQSLSTNYLVPSMHRTQSTDFVNIVASEDNTLVKIFEGKVSIAKELNEGQVYVISVKPKYPLIIKSDKKVMVMYFSNNKPYDPFLTNILPTSDLAKEWSVDTQNKFKSTLVIVSEGEGIKTVKVCEKNNCVKSLRWTSFNSDPKYMWVNVPLGEQQQHFSIKGDSLMAVYVYGGMPRDGYATTGVCSKGTAPPTTPKDPCEKVKCREKEECTKGVCVHISKATCRAVGDPHYLTFDGERFDFQGTCSYVMATVVKSDPGLIPFTVLTKNNHRGNKRVSFVRRVSVTVYGLTVVISKHKGKVEVNGENVYLPVTLAGGNLTVVYSGSYAVLKTNFGLKVMYDWNMKFYITVPSSYFRTLGGLCGNYNGDRNDEFTNPKGKKEPTVVKFAQSWRTEDGDLFCHDDCQGECPSCTPALQQKYKGEKLCGLLAKKDGPFASCHKVLDPGMFMDNCVYDVCINKGIYQFLCENMKSYNDACLAEGVKISPEWRTITGCSLECPSNSYYEACGTACPASCSDLDAEAKCKEPCVETCQCNKGFVLSGDKCVSKESCGCSYEGRYYPSGMKFWEDDKCTKQCECNPGTAKVECKATACKKSEMCGLQSGKRDCYPTSYASCQGSGDPHYRTFDGKRFDFQGTCTYVLSKLVSKDDKSLAPFEVLVKNQNRGRNTAVSYTKTVTVIVFKNIITMSRDNPGKVLVNNQYVNLPFDVEDGQLSIFRSGYFGVVKTKFGLTLKFNWNSHVSLTLPSTYSNLIGGLCGNWNGQRNDDLLKPDKSAANTPTVFGDSWKVGNDPGCSSDCNGKKCPTCDHSLMLDYQKGKYCGRITDKNGPFKHCHAKVDPTEYYEDCVFDMCMYRGHASALCNALSTYTTACQDAPAKVEQWRSDSFCPSSCKVNSHYEVCASGCPQTCSGLDEPESCWNSLCTEGCVCDDGFIQSDSECVPLAECGCIHQGQYYQMGQVFFPSSQCKERCVCKKDGHMECNVKFACGPNEKCQVQDGVQACIPMSTGTCHVSGARRFHSFDGSCFSLHGDCVYKMLEVVEKDGSMAPFVVSVQQLTKIDDAMVTRRVEIQAYKYKISMSPRVIWEITVDDVTANLPLSLGDGKVRAYQNGINIIVVTDFGLMVTYDTVAGTIIQLPSTYKGVTGGLCGNYNDKKEDDFLLPSGLQEPSVEKFAAGWLVVQEGVKCQTGCDGGLKCPPTSGPPPACSIIKSPKGPFAQCHAVVPPREHFEECTKEGEGGDALCRHLQTYVTFCQASGGLVSSWRSDQFCPLTCPANSHYELCADTCSSTCDSLSESPKCPLCQEGCQCDDGFVFDGGKCVLLENCGCVVDGHYYKSGQSVRLGNCSETCSCAAGVFTCKNSQCKEGQQCGLKNGVMDCYSTDPCEDTECREKENCVVKNNKAVCVAQSKAYCWAFGDPHYSTFDGQPFSFMGTCSYILVNTTGKDPTLPQFSILTKNELRGNSEGSFIKSANIDLSGHRITILSGQRGTVEIDGIRSALPLSLESDSIRITESGIRGTIQSAVGLEITFDWTSLFMVTISSSYYNNLGGICGNYNGNKADDFTTPAGVLSSNTTAWVASWSVADGDPFCWHVCNSNCPMCSDADRALYTGPKYCGLMTDRGGPFEQCHKNVPVKEFASNCLYDVCLNEGRQEVLCEALANYVAECQQAGTVVSPLWRKASNCPLDCPYHSHYELCGTTCPATCADLNVPEICSKVCVEGCQCDKGYVLSGEHCVVKETGCGCTHNDHYYLPEETFWEGNTCQSKCVCDGATQKVVCMPRKCKVSEHCAVVNGVQDCYPLSFKTCSAQGDPHFRTFDGKRFDFQGNCIYKLAGVCSKDPDLESFEVTLENNNRGSTRVSYAKVVTVIVLGSSYTVTGDYHGKVLVDDVLTPLPYYSNNTEIQIYRNRRFAVLETHFGLKVSFDWSSNVRVKVPSTYHNAICGLCGNFNDNPDDDLLLPNGKKPMSPKEFGNSYWVADVPGCSHECKDCAVVDIPLIKPKYVSACDVIVDKSGPLRDCIGRVDSDEYKEDCIYDMILNNGLLTAACDIITNYVEECQEKGGKIGAWRSKDFCHLPCPENSVYSLSASGCPATCYSMTSAPGCTTPPGEGCQCKPGFLLSDDKCVHMKNCGCHHKGRYFVSGEVFYKENCHHRCSCNSGEMACEVAPCGPKTTCAVVKGVRGCYIISSTDSNNQSWIEKLLKKYVKPVHIRFGG